One region of Flavobacterium pisciphilum genomic DNA includes:
- a CDS encoding RHS repeat domain-containing protein, whose product MKYIYFLFLFNVSIIFSQDGPPQRFPPQIMSPSPTPSALGKFVDQPVSLYTGIPSIQIPLWEIKLNDFTLPIELKYHSGGIKVQEAASNVGLGWALNAGGVITRAVKGNVPDDFAKLSQEYYHHANDFDEFPTIGRFWTGKYEVLKNMNMDSPDNQYLDNQLGLAMRNDPSFPYTFTGSNDLEPDVFYYSFGNKSGKFVFDVNGGNQSIELIPHEDIRITHKLDAKGEIIAFTIIDEDGTEYFFDTVERVQENQFAQTFDPATIIRILKYNSSWYLSKIKTKNKQEVNFEYADEQVYIWQETGASKTQQFIDIDPDDGWPSGKVYDVYTYSISATKSDNAKRLTRIITDNEIIDFNAIARLDVSLMGGLTNPQKAISSIVVNNKFSQLIKKYDLGFDYFVSSRVGVETPDSSDFYRLKLNHVKEHYTPSANKTYSFEYSNIALPNKRSPRQDFWGYFNNNNAKEFTPSNEGRGMIPQIYVYPSLIGNNKYQLNPLCYPYNFTDNYVEPGANRNANPIYAQAGILTSITYPTGGRAEYTYESNDFLYSGCLQKGGGLRINNIKTFEKGNFSNPLTVKNYSYLNEDGTSSGKVTAMPIFTNILKRLTTAFFNYKNISSVSQSKLGTTNGSYVGYKRVTESVSGLGKTVYEYSAPGMLGDGDDTEYGLYKPTKITWISPSESLVPLPSGYVALKNYYVQNHLFPNNYPFPENPDYDWNRGKIKKESYFDELGNIRKEKIYNYATYTKPNKTNKVFGLSYNNLIPNVKGKYLFHYYVGLVSKYSLITNKANILESVETKDYESPSTYVTTTEKYKYNSAYHKKMMQNISYDSSNKELRTEYQYTADLLLPPHLLDKQKPYMEELYDLNYLAPITTKKFVANQKVSEEEVAYGQFNLGSYLPKAIFSTKGAASINLFNTNDRKIEFIKYDTYGNVQEYKLENGVPVSIIWGYNNSQPIAKIENASYLLIAIALGKTTGIVNNYNETNLNIINSLRVYLPDAMVTTYTYKPLVGITSITDPKGDTITYTYDEFGRLEFVKDKDNKILTESQYNYKQ is encoded by the coding sequence ATGAAGTATATTTACTTTTTATTTTTATTCAATGTATCTATAATTTTTTCTCAAGATGGTCCTCCTCAGAGATTCCCTCCTCAGATTATGTCGCCTAGTCCAACTCCATCCGCATTAGGTAAATTTGTAGATCAGCCTGTTAGTCTTTATACAGGTATTCCAAGTATTCAAATACCTCTTTGGGAAATAAAATTAAACGATTTTACATTGCCTATTGAATTGAAATACCATTCAGGAGGAATTAAAGTCCAAGAAGCAGCATCTAATGTCGGTCTAGGTTGGGCTCTAAATGCAGGAGGTGTAATTACTAGAGCAGTAAAGGGAAATGTTCCTGACGATTTTGCAAAATTAAGCCAAGAATATTATCATCATGCTAATGATTTCGATGAATTCCCAACAATTGGAAGATTTTGGACAGGGAAATATGAAGTTTTAAAAAACATGAATATGGATAGTCCCGATAATCAGTACTTAGATAACCAATTAGGATTGGCAATGAGAAATGATCCAAGTTTTCCTTATACATTTACTGGGTCAAATGACCTTGAACCTGATGTTTTCTATTATAGTTTTGGTAATAAATCTGGAAAATTTGTATTTGATGTAAATGGAGGTAATCAAAGTATTGAATTGATTCCACATGAAGATATTCGTATTACTCATAAATTAGATGCTAAAGGAGAGATTATTGCTTTTACTATTATTGATGAGGATGGGACAGAATATTTTTTTGATACTGTTGAAAGAGTTCAGGAAAATCAATTTGCCCAAACTTTTGATCCTGCTACAATAATTAGAATACTAAAATATAATTCTAGTTGGTACTTGTCAAAAATAAAAACTAAAAATAAACAAGAAGTAAATTTTGAATATGCTGATGAACAAGTTTATATTTGGCAAGAAACAGGAGCTTCAAAAACGCAGCAATTTATTGATATAGATCCAGATGATGGGTGGCCGAGCGGAAAAGTTTATGATGTTTATACTTATAGTATTTCTGCTACAAAATCAGATAATGCTAAACGACTAACAAGAATAATTACGGATAATGAAATTATAGATTTTAATGCAATTGCAAGGTTAGATGTGTCATTAATGGGGGGATTGACAAATCCTCAAAAAGCAATATCTTCAATTGTTGTTAATAATAAATTTTCTCAATTAATAAAAAAATATGATCTAGGATTCGATTACTTTGTTAGTTCTCGAGTTGGAGTGGAAACCCCAGATTCATCAGATTTTTATAGATTAAAACTAAATCATGTAAAAGAACATTATACGCCTTCAGCAAATAAAACATATAGTTTTGAATATAGTAATATAGCATTGCCTAATAAAAGATCGCCACGACAAGATTTTTGGGGATATTTTAATAATAATAATGCAAAAGAATTTACACCTAGTAATGAGGGGCGAGGAATGATACCTCAAATTTATGTATACCCTTCTCTAATTGGGAATAATAAATATCAGCTTAACCCTTTATGTTATCCCTACAATTTTACAGATAATTATGTAGAACCAGGAGCAAATAGAAATGCTAACCCTATTTATGCCCAGGCAGGAATATTGACAAGTATAACATATCCTACAGGTGGGAGAGCAGAATATACGTATGAATCAAATGACTTTTTATATAGTGGATGTTTGCAGAAAGGCGGTGGATTACGAATAAATAATATTAAAACTTTTGAAAAAGGAAATTTTTCAAATCCTCTTACAGTTAAAAATTATAGCTATTTGAATGAAGATGGTACATCAAGTGGTAAAGTCACGGCAATGCCAATCTTTACCAATATTCTCAAACGTTTGACAACAGCTTTTTTTAATTATAAAAATATTTCCAGCGTTAGCCAATCTAAGCTTGGGACAACTAATGGAAGTTATGTGGGGTATAAAAGAGTAACAGAAAGTGTAAGTGGTCTCGGAAAAACTGTTTATGAGTATAGTGCTCCAGGGATGCTTGGTGATGGTGATGATACTGAATACGGACTTTATAAACCAACTAAAATAACATGGATTAGTCCTTCTGAATCACTAGTTCCATTGCCTTCAGGATATGTGGCTCTTAAAAACTATTATGTTCAAAATCATTTATTCCCTAATAATTACCCTTTTCCTGAAAACCCAGACTATGATTGGAATCGAGGAAAAATAAAAAAAGAAAGTTATTTTGATGAACTAGGAAATATAAGAAAAGAGAAAATATATAACTACGCAACATATACTAAACCCAACAAAACAAATAAAGTTTTTGGTTTAAGTTATAATAATCTTATTCCTAATGTTAAGGGTAAATATCTTTTTCATTATTATGTGGGATTAGTAAGTAAGTACAGTTTAATCACAAACAAAGCAAATATTCTCGAATCAGTTGAAACTAAAGATTATGAAAGCCCTAGTACATATGTTACTACTACTGAAAAATACAAATATAATAGTGCTTATCATAAAAAAATGATGCAAAATATTTCATATGACTCATCAAATAAAGAATTAAGAACTGAATATCAATATACTGCGGATTTGTTGTTGCCTCCGCACTTATTAGATAAACAAAAACCTTATATGGAAGAATTGTATGATCTAAATTATTTAGCTCCCATAACGACAAAAAAATTTGTTGCGAATCAAAAAGTTTCAGAAGAAGAAGTAGCTTATGGTCAATTTAATTTGGGATCATATTTGCCTAAAGCTATATTTTCTACTAAAGGAGCTGCAAGTATTAACTTATTTAATACAAATGACAGGAAAATTGAATTTATAAAATACGATACATATGGTAATGTTCAGGAATATAAACTAGAAAATGGAGTTCCTGTTTCAATAATATGGGGATACAATAATTCACAACCCATTGCTAAAATAGAAAATGCTTCTTATCTTCTAATTGCAATTGCTTTAGGTAAAACAACTGGAATTGTGAATAATTATAATGAGACCAATCTGAACATTATAAATAGTTTGCGTGTCTATTTGCCAGATGCAATGGTAACGACATATACTTATAAACCGCTTGTTGGAATAACTAGTATTACTGACCCTAAAGGAGATACTATAACATATACATATGATGAATTTGGAAGACTCGAATTTGTAAAAGATAAAGACAATAAAATACTCACTGAGAGCCAATACAATTACAAACAATAA
- a CDS encoding DUF6443 domain-containing protein — protein sequence MKKIIKLLLVLFPGLIISQTQTENYVKNITYKVPSSTKIITPTAAQALQEITYLDGLGRPIQQILGQQSASGKDIITHIKYDSFGRQVEEYLPFKSSNNNMTFDPAAEVNVLAYYKNPTISVNGNPSQEATTNPFSKKELEASSIGRILKQAAPGNDWRLGSGHEIKMNYQSNVANEVKFLEASTNWDAVSGLYTISFVNKGYYVENQLYKTIIYDENTAAMPVESNGSTVEFKNKQGQVVLKRSYGTVGVNSSNEKHDTYYVYDIYGNLTYVIPPKGSDLISSTSVVATQADLTSEVILTSSSTPLHLVATNSIRLLPGFHAQSGSTFSAAIDANQAVLDNLCYQYKYDNRNRLVEKKLPGKQWEFIVYDKLDRPVASGPANSPFSDVDSVGWLIMKYDIFNRPVYNGWMSSTAATAIGRIALQAAQNNAVLNLISESKQESGTIDGIAAYYSNIVEPTNFKLLMVNYYDNYVFPSSPAIPIPTSLEGQNVLTTTQVKGMETASWVRVLNTSTSITGETTAIFYDAKARPIRNYSQNYLGGYVYTDCNLDPFSGQLQYTITRHKRVSGDPELKTKEAFTYSAQDRLLTHTHQINDGTIELITNNTYDELGQLISKKVGNNIQNINYSYNIRGWLKEINNVATLNQGADPKDLFAFKLDYNTVPTGVPGVLPLYNGNISETSWKSNLDVTSRGYGYKYDGLNRLKTAIFQKNNAVTNTYNESLFYDKNGNIMGLSRYGSSDTTPTLIDDLVYSYGNANKTNQLMKVADSSNKAVGFVDGSNTGDDYSYDANGNMISDANKNITAITYNHLNLPTLITFGSTGNIAYTYNATGQKVLKIVTSGTNKTSTDYVNGYQYENNILQFFPQSEGYVNNNSGTFEYIYQYKDHLGNVRLSYDKNLSIVDENNYYPFGLKQIGYNNNISSLGNAAAKKYKYNGKELQDENIGGNQLNLYDYGARNYDPAIGRWMNIDPLAENSRRWTPYNYAYNNPIFFIDPDGMQADDWKTDANGNMVFDANLTKENASTQLKAGESYVGSSFIAKDQNENIYSFNSDGSVDASQATEFMFKASGIDTSSMIQVESSVSVGKGVDVAQPQMGNILLSITATTATADALTPDPSDVAAIPKGIGYGIAATAALITGIILEKSDVVMSFAQRGSNNGKLQDDELESITARKAAGTASSSDLQKLKKHEKNTGARNSRQSKDKK from the coding sequence ATGAAAAAAATAATCAAATTGCTTTTGGTATTGTTTCCAGGTTTAATTATTAGCCAGACACAAACTGAGAATTATGTCAAAAATATTACTTATAAAGTACCAAGTTCTACTAAGATAATAACGCCAACAGCTGCTCAGGCTTTACAAGAGATAACTTATTTGGATGGATTAGGTAGGCCAATACAACAAATTTTGGGTCAACAATCGGCCTCAGGAAAGGATATAATTACACATATTAAATATGATAGTTTTGGAAGACAGGTTGAAGAATATTTACCATTTAAATCCTCAAATAATAATATGACATTTGATCCAGCTGCTGAGGTAAATGTTTTGGCTTATTATAAAAACCCTACTATTTCTGTAAACGGAAATCCTTCACAAGAGGCTACTACAAATCCTTTTAGTAAAAAAGAATTGGAGGCTTCGTCTATAGGACGGATACTGAAACAGGCAGCCCCGGGAAATGATTGGAGATTAGGTTCAGGGCATGAGATAAAAATGAATTATCAAAGCAATGTCGCTAACGAGGTTAAATTTTTAGAGGCAAGTACAAATTGGGATGCTGTGTCAGGATTATACACTATTTCATTTGTAAATAAAGGTTATTATGTGGAAAACCAACTATACAAAACTATTATATATGATGAAAATACCGCTGCTATGCCAGTTGAGAGTAATGGATCAACTGTAGAATTTAAAAATAAGCAAGGACAGGTTGTTCTTAAAAGAAGCTATGGGACTGTAGGAGTTAATAGTTCAAACGAAAAACACGATACCTATTATGTGTATGATATTTATGGAAACTTAACTTATGTAATCCCACCCAAGGGGTCAGATTTGATTAGTTCTACTTCAGTAGTGGCAACGCAAGCTGATCTCACTTCAGAAGTTATACTGACTTCTTCAAGCACTCCTTTGCATTTAGTAGCTACTAATTCAATTCGATTATTACCAGGTTTTCATGCTCAGAGTGGAAGTACTTTTAGTGCTGCTATTGATGCTAACCAAGCAGTTTTAGATAATTTATGTTATCAGTACAAATATGATAATCGAAATCGTTTGGTAGAAAAAAAATTGCCAGGCAAGCAATGGGAGTTTATAGTATATGATAAATTAGACAGACCTGTAGCTTCAGGCCCTGCAAATTCACCTTTTTCAGATGTTGATTCTGTTGGATGGTTAATAATGAAATATGATATTTTTAATCGTCCTGTTTATAATGGTTGGATGTCTTCAACTGCAGCTACTGCAATTGGGAGGATAGCATTACAGGCAGCACAAAACAATGCAGTACTTAATTTAATTAGCGAAAGTAAACAAGAATCAGGAACTATAGATGGTATTGCAGCATATTATAGCAATATTGTTGAACCTACTAATTTTAAGCTTTTAATGGTGAATTATTATGATAATTATGTTTTTCCAAGTTCACCAGCAATTCCAATACCAACGAGTTTAGAAGGGCAAAATGTTTTAACGACTACTCAAGTAAAAGGGATGGAAACGGCTTCTTGGGTAAGAGTGCTTAATACTAGTACCTCAATAACAGGAGAAACAACTGCCATTTTTTACGATGCTAAAGCAAGGCCAATTCGTAATTATTCACAAAATTATTTGGGTGGTTATGTCTATACTGATTGTAACTTAGATCCTTTTTCAGGACAGTTACAGTATACCATAACAAGACACAAAAGAGTTAGTGGTGATCCGGAATTAAAAACAAAAGAAGCGTTCACCTATTCAGCCCAAGACCGTTTGCTTACACATACCCATCAGATTAATGATGGAACAATTGAACTTATTACAAATAATACTTATGATGAACTTGGACAATTAATTTCTAAAAAAGTAGGAAATAATATCCAAAATATAAATTACAGTTATAATATTAGAGGTTGGTTGAAAGAGATTAACAATGTAGCCACTCTTAATCAGGGAGCTGACCCTAAAGATTTATTTGCCTTTAAGCTGGATTACAATACGGTACCAACAGGTGTCCCAGGAGTATTACCTTTATACAATGGGAATATCTCGGAAACATCATGGAAGTCAAATTTAGATGTGACAAGTCGTGGGTATGGGTATAAATACGATGGCTTAAACCGTCTTAAAACAGCCATTTTTCAAAAAAATAATGCTGTGACTAATACTTATAATGAATCCTTATTTTATGATAAAAATGGTAATATAATGGGGTTATCCCGTTATGGATCTTCAGATACTACTCCAACATTAATAGATGATTTGGTTTACAGTTATGGCAATGCAAATAAAACTAACCAACTTATGAAAGTGGCTGATAGCAGCAATAAAGCCGTTGGTTTTGTTGATGGCTCTAATACAGGAGATGATTACAGTTACGATGCCAATGGAAATATGATTAGTGATGCCAATAAAAACATTACAGCTATTACTTATAATCATTTGAACTTACCAACTCTTATCACTTTTGGTTCTACTGGGAACATTGCCTATACTTATAATGCAACAGGACAAAAAGTGCTAAAAATTGTAACTAGTGGAACTAATAAAACGAGTACTGATTATGTTAATGGATATCAATATGAGAATAACATACTTCAGTTCTTCCCTCAATCGGAAGGGTATGTAAATAACAATTCAGGAACTTTTGAGTATATTTACCAGTATAAAGATCATTTAGGGAATGTACGCTTGAGTTATGATAAAAACCTGAGTATTGTTGATGAAAACAATTATTACCCGTTTGGTTTGAAACAAATAGGATATAACAATAATATTAGTTCTTTAGGTAATGCAGCTGCTAAAAAGTATAAGTACAACGGGAAAGAACTGCAAGACGAGAATATTGGCGGGAATCAGCTGAATTTGTATGACTATGGTGCACGTAATTATGACCCTGCAATTGGTCGTTGGATGAATATTGACCCGTTGGCAGAAAATTCTCGTAGATGGACACCATATAATTATGCTTATAATAATCCAATATTTTTTATTGATCCAGATGGAATGCAAGCAGATGATTGGAAAACGGATGCAAATGGGAATATGGTTTTTGATGCTAATCTTACTAAAGAAAATGCATCGACTCAATTAAAAGCAGGAGAATCTTATGTGGGTAGTTCGTTCATTGCAAAAGACCAAAATGAAAACATCTATTCTTTCAACAGTGATGGAAGTGTCGATGCTTCACAAGCTACAGAATTTATGTTTAAAGCCAGTGGTATAGATACTAGTTCAATGATACAAGTTGAATCATCGGTTAGTGTTGGAAAAGGTGTAGATGTTGCCCAACCTCAAATGGGAAATATTTTACTAAGTATCACTGCTACAACAGCTACTGCGGATGCTTTAACACCTGACCCTTCTGATGTAGCCGCTATTCCAAAAGGTATTGGATATGGAATTGCAGCAACAGCAGCACTCATAACAGGTATTATATTAGAAAAATCTGATGTAGTGATGTCATTTGCACAAAGAGGAAGTAATAATGGGAAGTTACAAGATGATGAATTGGAATCAATTACTGCTAGAAAAGCGGCTGGTACAGCTAGTAGTTCTGACCTTCAAAAATTAAAAAAACATGAAAAAAATACAGGAGCACGAAATTCAAGACAAAGTAAAGATAAGAAATAA
- a CDS encoding RHS repeat domain-containing protein, translating into MKVADSSNKVVGFVDGSNTGDDYSYDANGNMISDANKNITAITYNHLNLPTLITFGSIRNIAYTYNTTGQKVLKIVTSGTNKTSTDYVNGYQYENNILQFFSQSEGYVNNNSGTFEYIYQYKDHLGNVCLSYDKNLSIVEENNYYPFGLKQIGYNNGTPSTNDALKYKYNGKELQDENIGGTQLNLYDYGARNYDPAIGHWMNIDPLAENSRRWTPYNYAYNNPMFFIDPDGMMAEQSLDGMMADPSNWS; encoded by the coding sequence ATGAAAGTGGCTGATAGCAGCAATAAAGTAGTTGGTTTTGTTGATGGCTCTAATACAGGAGATGATTACAGTTACGATGCCAATGGAAATATGATTAGTGATGCCAATAAAAACATTACAGCTATTACTTATAATCATTTGAACTTACCAACTCTTATCACTTTTGGTTCTATTAGAAACATTGCCTATACTTATAATACAACAGGACAAAAAGTGCTAAAAATTGTAACTAGTGGAACTAATAAAACGAGTACTGATTATGTAAATGGGTATCAATATGAGAATAACATACTTCAGTTCTTCTCTCAATCGGAAGGCTATGTAAATAACAATTCGGGAACTTTTGAGTATATTTACCAGTATAAAGATCATTTAGGGAATGTATGCTTGAGTTATGATAAAAACCTGAGCATTGTTGAGGAAAACAATTATTATCCGTTTGGTTTAAAACAAATTGGTTATAATAATGGTACTCCTTCAACTAATGATGCTTTAAAGTATAAATATAATGGTAAGGAATTGCAAGATGAGAATATTGGAGGCACTCAACTTAATTTGTATGACTATGGAGCGAGAAATTATGACCCTGCAATTGGTCATTGGATGAATATTGACCCGTTAGCAGAAAATTCTCGTAGATGGACGCCATATAATTATGCATATAATAATCCAATGTTTTTTATTGATCCAGATGGAATGATGGCAGAGCAGTCTTTAGATGGGATGATGGCTGACCCCTCCAATTGGAGTTGA